Genomic segment of Candidatus Cloacimonadota bacterium:
AAAACAGGAGATCGTCCGTAATTCCTCGATTCTGATTGCCGGAATAGGCGGACTCGGTTGCGTTGTGTCGGAAATTCTTGTTCGTTCCGGGATCGGGAAATTGATTTTAGTTGATTTTGATATTGTAACCGGATCCGATTTGAACAGGCAGATTTTGTATGATCATAATGATATTGGAAAACCAAAGGCTGAAATTGCTCGAAATAAATTAAAAGCAATTTCAGATCATTCAGATATTATTCCTCTGCAAATAAAAATCACAGAATCTAATTTAATAGAATTTAAGAACCATTATTTTAATGGAATTGCTGATTGTCTTGATAATTTTGAAAGCAGGTTTGCTTTGGAAAGACTTTTACGAAAAGACCAGTTCCTCGTTCATGGTGGAGTTGAATCTGATTTTGGTCAGATCACAACTATCATTC
This window contains:
- a CDS encoding HesA/MoeB/ThiF family protein — encoded protein: MEFPEIFSRNILFRGKEKQEIVRNSSILIAGIGGLGCVVSEILVRSGIGKLILVDFDIVTGSDLNRQILYDHNDIGKPKAEIARNKLKAISDHSDIIPLQIKITESNLIEFKNHYFNGIADCLDNFESRFALERLLRKDQFLVHGGVESDFGQITTIIPEKTQRLKDIYPNMKNRDSIIPVIPTTVLTIGSLMAQEILNNILGEPKLVNEMLIIELADFSFSKVILRK